One stretch of Streptomyces sp. 135 DNA includes these proteins:
- a CDS encoding leucyl aminopeptidase yields the protein MTALTLSTAAASGLRADAIVVGVAKGSGSKGALVVAPGAESVDKAYDGKLASVLETLGASGGEGEVTKLPAPSGIKAPVVVAVGLGEVPEKDETYGTDALRRAAGVAARALTGVKKAAFALPVEDADDICALGEGALLGAYSFVAYKDQGDTKPAKKNGKDAKAPLAEAVLLGGKPRDKAYKAAVERATAVAEELNRARDLVNTPPNDLDPEAFAAVATAAAKEHGIKVQVLDEKALTKGGYGGILGVGAGSDAPPRLVKLSYTHSKAKKHLAFVGKGITYDSGGISLKPAGHNETMKCDMAGAAAVFAAVVAAARLGLEVNVTGWLALAENMPSGSATRPGDVLRMYSGKTVEVLNTDAEGRLVLADAIAKASEERPDAIVDVATLTGAMMVALGNRTFGIMANDDAFRTSVHEIAEEVGEPSWPMPLPAELRKGMDSATADMANIGDRMGGGLVAGLFLQEFVGEGIIWAHLDVAGPAFHEGAPFGYTPKGGTGTAVRTLVRLAERTAAGDLG from the coding sequence GTGACTGCTCTGACTCTCAGCACCGCCGCCGCGTCCGGCCTGCGTGCCGACGCGATCGTCGTCGGTGTCGCGAAGGGCTCTGGCTCCAAGGGGGCTCTGGTCGTCGCACCCGGCGCCGAGTCCGTGGACAAGGCGTACGACGGCAAGCTCGCCTCGGTCCTGGAGACCCTCGGCGCCTCGGGCGGCGAGGGCGAGGTGACGAAGCTGCCCGCGCCGTCCGGCATCAAGGCCCCGGTCGTCGTCGCGGTCGGCCTCGGCGAGGTCCCGGAGAAGGACGAGACGTACGGCACGGACGCGCTGCGCCGTGCCGCAGGCGTCGCCGCCCGCGCCCTGACCGGCGTGAAGAAGGCCGCGTTCGCGCTGCCCGTCGAGGACGCCGACGACATCTGCGCCCTCGGCGAGGGCGCGCTGCTCGGCGCGTACTCCTTCGTCGCGTACAAGGACCAGGGCGACACCAAGCCCGCGAAGAAGAACGGCAAGGACGCCAAGGCGCCGCTCGCCGAGGCCGTCCTGCTCGGCGGCAAGCCCCGCGACAAGGCGTACAAGGCCGCGGTCGAGCGCGCCACCGCCGTGGCCGAGGAGCTGAACCGCGCCCGCGACCTGGTCAACACCCCGCCGAACGACCTCGACCCCGAGGCCTTCGCGGCGGTCGCCACCGCGGCCGCCAAGGAGCACGGCATCAAGGTCCAGGTGCTCGACGAGAAGGCGCTCACCAAGGGCGGCTACGGCGGCATCCTCGGCGTCGGCGCGGGCTCGGACGCCCCGCCGCGCCTGGTGAAGCTCTCGTACACGCACTCCAAGGCCAAGAAGCACCTCGCCTTCGTCGGCAAGGGCATCACGTACGACTCGGGCGGCATCTCGCTGAAGCCCGCCGGTCACAACGAGACCATGAAGTGCGACATGGCCGGTGCCGCGGCGGTCTTCGCCGCCGTCGTCGCCGCCGCGCGCCTCGGCCTCGAAGTGAACGTCACCGGCTGGCTGGCGCTCGCCGAGAACATGCCGTCCGGTTCCGCCACCCGCCCCGGCGACGTCCTGCGGATGTACAGCGGCAAGACCGTCGAGGTCCTGAACACCGACGCCGAGGGCCGTCTGGTGCTGGCCGACGCCATCGCCAAGGCCTCCGAGGAGCGGCCCGACGCGATCGTCGACGTGGCGACCCTGACCGGCGCCATGATGGTGGCGCTCGGCAACCGCACCTTCGGCATCATGGCCAACGACGACGCCTTCCGTACGTCGGTCCACGAGATCGCCGAGGAGGTCGGCGAGCCGTCCTGGCCCATGCCGCTCCCCGCCGAACTGCGCAAGGGCATGGACTCCGCCACCGCCGACATGGCCAACATCGGCGACCGGATGGGCGGCGGCCTGGTCGCCGGCCTCTTCCTCCAGGAGTTCGTGGGCGAGGGCATCATCTGGGCGCACCTCGACGTGGCGGGCCCGGCCTTCCACGAGGGCGCGCCGTTCGGCTACACCCCCAAGGGCGGCACCGGCACCGCGGTCCGCACCCTGGTCCGCCTCGCCGAGCGCACCGCCGCGGGCGACCTGGGCTGA
- the lpdA gene encoding dihydrolipoyl dehydrogenase, producing MANDASTVFDLVILGGGSGGYAAALRGAQLGLDVALIEKNKLGGTCLHNGCIPTKALLHAGEIADQAREADQFGVKATFEGIDIAAVHKYKDDVISGLYKGLQGLVASRKVTYIEGEGKLSSPTSVDVNGQRIQGRHVLLATGSVPKSLPGLEIDGNRIISSDHALTLDRVPESAIILGGGVIGVEFASAWKSFGTDVTVIEGLKHLVPVEDENSSKLLERAFRKRGIKFNLGTFFEKAEYTENGVRVTLADGKTFEAEVLLVAIGRGPVSQGLGYEEQGVAMDRGYVLVDEYMQTNVPTISAVGDLVPTLQLAHVGFAEGMLVAERLAGLKPVPVDYDGVPRVTYCHPEVASVGITEAKAKEIYGADKVVALKYNLAGNGKSKILKTAGEIKLVQVKDGAVVGVHMVGDRMGEQVGEAQLIYNWEALPAEVAQLIHAHPTQNEALGEAHLALAGKPLHSHD from the coding sequence GTGGCGAACGACGCCAGCACCGTTTTCGACCTAGTGATCCTCGGCGGCGGTAGCGGCGGTTACGCCGCGGCCCTGCGCGGAGCGCAGCTGGGCCTGGACGTCGCCCTGATCGAGAAGAACAAGCTCGGCGGCACCTGCCTGCACAACGGCTGCATCCCCACGAAGGCGCTGCTGCACGCCGGCGAGATCGCCGACCAGGCGCGCGAGGCCGACCAGTTCGGCGTGAAGGCCACCTTCGAGGGCATCGACATCGCGGCCGTCCACAAGTACAAGGACGACGTCATCTCCGGCCTCTACAAGGGCCTCCAGGGACTCGTCGCCTCCCGCAAGGTGACGTACATCGAGGGTGAGGGCAAGCTCTCCTCCCCGACCTCCGTGGACGTGAACGGGCAGCGGATCCAGGGGCGCCACGTGCTCCTCGCGACCGGTTCCGTGCCGAAGTCGCTGCCGGGCCTGGAGATCGACGGCAACCGCATCATCTCCTCGGACCACGCGCTGACCCTGGACCGCGTGCCGGAGTCCGCGATCATCCTGGGCGGCGGCGTCATCGGCGTCGAGTTCGCCTCGGCGTGGAAGTCCTTCGGGACCGACGTCACGGTCATCGAGGGCCTCAAGCACCTCGTGCCCGTCGAGGACGAGAACAGCTCCAAGCTCCTTGAGCGCGCGTTCCGCAAGCGCGGCATCAAGTTCAACCTCGGCACCTTCTTCGAGAAGGCCGAGTACACCGAGAACGGCGTGCGCGTCACCCTCGCCGACGGCAAGACCTTCGAGGCCGAGGTCCTCCTGGTCGCCATCGGCCGCGGCCCGGTCTCCCAGGGCCTCGGCTACGAGGAGCAGGGCGTCGCCATGGACCGCGGCTACGTCCTGGTCGACGAGTACATGCAGACCAACGTCCCGACGATCTCGGCCGTGGGCGACCTGGTGCCGACGCTCCAGCTCGCGCACGTCGGCTTCGCCGAGGGCATGCTGGTGGCGGAGCGCCTGGCCGGTCTCAAGCCCGTCCCGGTCGACTACGACGGCGTGCCCCGGGTGACGTACTGCCACCCCGAGGTCGCCTCCGTGGGCATCACCGAGGCCAAGGCCAAGGAGATCTACGGCGCGGACAAGGTCGTCGCCCTCAAGTACAACCTCGCGGGCAACGGCAAGAGCAAGATCCTCAAGACCGCGGGCGAGATCAAGCTCGTCCAGGTCAAGGACGGTGCCGTGGTCGGCGTCCACATGGTCGGCGACCGCATGGGCGAGCAGGTCGGCGAGGCCCAGCTGATCTACAACTGGGAGGCGCTGCCGGCCGAGGTCGCCCAGCTCATCCACGCCCACCCGACGCAGAACGAGGCGCTGGGCGAGGCCCACCTGGCCCTCGCGGGCAAGCCGCTGCACTCCCACGACTGA